One window from the genome of Salvia miltiorrhiza cultivar Shanhuang (shh) chromosome 7, IMPLAD_Smil_shh, whole genome shotgun sequence encodes:
- the LOC130993875 gene encoding uncharacterized protein LOC130993875, producing MSSDEHLTENNDSDNDPDNPIQEGGWKWKRPLMRGVSCTIVTYTKDSTIMNGIRRVLSEEGEVALKQFEKSCFGRFLKLPDSINKCNQAIHHVISHQIIFGEEADKTALWFRINNQNLRFSRFEYALVTGLQFEDKLSKLSTFSL from the exons ATGTCGTCAGATGAACATTTAACGGAGAACAACGATTCAGACAACGATCCCGACAATCCAATTCAAGAG GGAGGATGGAAGTGGAAGAGACCTCTAATGAGAGGTGTTTCTTGTACAATAGTGACATACACGAAGGATTCAACCATTATGAATGGTATCCGTAGAGTTCTATCAGAAGAGGGAGAAGTCGCACTTAAGCAATTTGAGAAAAGCTGCTTTGGAAGATTTTTAAAGCTACCGGATTCAATTAACAAATGCAATCAAGCCATTCATCACGTCATATCACATCAAATAATATTTGGTGAGGAAGCAGATAAAACGGCGCTGTGGTTTAGGATAAACAACCAAAATTTGAGGTTCAGTCGTTTTGAGTATGCTTTAGTGACGGGACTCCAATTTGAGGATAAACTATCCAAACTGTCAACATTCTCATTATAA